The nucleotide sequence GTCGTGCTGCGCATGGAGGCCAGCAGCGCGCTGGTGGACGCCAGGCTGTCCGCAGCGGGGGTCGACCCCGCTGCGATCGGATGGCTGGGCGCGGAGTACGCGGTCACGGGAGGCTCGTTCCCCATCCGAGTCAGGGATGTCGGTGTCGTCGCGGCCGTCACCGCATCCGGTCTGTCCTCGCAGGAGGATCACGACCTCATCGTCGAAGGCATTCGCGCCCACCTGGCCCACGGAGGCAGCGCATGAGCGAGCAGGTTCCTGCACGACGGCTGCGGAGCGGTCAGCGTGCGCGCATCCGGGTCTGGGACCGTGCGACAGGGGCAGCCCGCACCGTGTACGAGTCGCACGACCGCCTGTACGAGGCACCCAACTGGACACCCGACGGGCGCCTGCTCGTCAACGGCGACGGACTTCTGTGGACCCTCCCCACCGACGGATCGGCAGCGCCCCGGGCGGTGCCGGCCCAGGGGCTGCCCGACGTCAACAACGACCACGTCCTGTCTCCCGACGGCACCACGGTGTTCGCCTCGGCGAACGACTGGCACATCTGGGAGGTGCCTCTCGCCGGCGGCGCCGCCCGCAGGATCACCGCCGACGACGGCGGGATGCACTTCCTGCACGGCGCCAGCCCCGACGGACACCGCCTCGGATACGTACGTCTGGAACCCGAAGGCGACAACTGGTGGGCTTCGGCCACCATCCACACCATCGGCGTCGACGGGCGCGACGACGTCGCCGTCACCACCGATCCCGGACCGGCGGACGGCTGCGAGTGGACGCCCGACGGAGCCTGGATCCACTTCAACACCGAGCAGTTCTCCCAGCAGCCCGGCCACGCCCAGCTCGCCCGCGTCAGGCCCGACGGGACCGAGCTGGAGCAGCTCACCTTCGACGAGCGCGTGAACTGGTTCCCGCACATCGCCCCGACCGGCGACGTCGCCGTCTACCTCAGCTACCCGCCCGGCACCACCGGCCACCCCGCCGACCTGCCCGTCGAGCTGCGCCTCGTGTCGGTCGACGCCTGGCAGAAACCCACCACGCTCGTCGCCCTCGACGGCGGCCAGGGCACGATCAACGTGCCCAGCTGGTCCCCGGACGCGTCGGCGTTCGCGTTCGTCGACTACCCCTTCGACCCACAGAACACCTCCGGCGGCCAGTGATCAAGAAAGGGACTCCGACCCCATGACCTCCCCGCCCCTCACGCGCCGTACGGCGATCAATCCGCTGCCCTGGATCCTGAGCGACGGCGGATACCGACTCGACCGGGCCGTCCTGGACGAAGCCATGACCGCGCTGTCCGCCATCGGCTTCACGCACTTCACCATCGAGCTGCCCCCGGAGATGAGCCCCGCCGACTACGGCACGCTCCTGGCCGACCACTCGCTCGCGGCGGCGCCCGGGTACTTCTGCGCCCCTTTCCACGAACGCGAGCGTCACCACGAGGCCGTCGAAGCGATCAAACGTCACGCACAGGCGCACCTCGAGCTCGGCGTCGACAGCGCGTTCATCGCCGCCGACCTGCTGCCCGAGCGCATGGCACGACCCGCCGTCGGTACGGGACACGACGCGGACCGGACGCTGGTGGTGGCGGAAGGCCTCGCCGCCGCGGCCGAAGCGGCCGCCGCAGAGGGGGTGCGCTACGGGCTGCACCCCCATGTCGGTTCCGCCGTCGAGATCGAGCAAGAGGTGCGCGCGGTGCTGGATTCCACCGCGGGCAGCGCGCTGTGGTTCGGCCCCGACACCGGCCATTTGCGCTGGGCCGGCGCCGTACCCGAAAAGCTCGTCGCGGACTACGCGGACCGCGTGCTGAACGTCCACCTGAAGGACGTCGACGCCGAGGCGGCGGACACCGCACGGCAGCGCCGCGAGGACTACATGACGGCGACCGGCCACTTGAAGGTGTGGATGGAGCCCGGCCGCGGCGCGATCGACTTCGACGCCGTCCTGGGCGCGCTCCCGGATGGCTTCGACGGCTGGTTCGTCATCGAGGTGGACGTGCCGAACATCGGCACCCCCGCGGAGAGCAGCGCCGCGTCGTTGGAATTCCTGCGGCAGCACCCCTACTTCATGGCCACGACGGGAGGCGCTGAGTGAGCGCGCGGCCCGGGTCGCTCCGGGTGGCGATCATCGGGACCGGCATGATCGCGGAGGCGCATCTGCGCGCGGCCCGGGACGCCGGTGCCGCGGTCGTCGGCGTGCTGGGCTCCCTCCCCGAGCGGTCCCTGGAGGCCGCGGAGCGGTGGGGTGTCGCTACCGGTTACCCGAGTCTGCCCGAGCTGCTGGAGGCACGGCCGGACGTCGTGCACATCTGCAC is from Streptomyces sp. NBC_01314 and encodes:
- a CDS encoding TolB family protein, translated to MSEQVPARRLRSGQRARIRVWDRATGAARTVYESHDRLYEAPNWTPDGRLLVNGDGLLWTLPTDGSAAPRAVPAQGLPDVNNDHVLSPDGTTVFASANDWHIWEVPLAGGAARRITADDGGMHFLHGASPDGHRLGYVRLEPEGDNWWASATIHTIGVDGRDDVAVTTDPGPADGCEWTPDGAWIHFNTEQFSQQPGHAQLARVRPDGTELEQLTFDERVNWFPHIAPTGDVAVYLSYPPGTTGHPADLPVELRLVSVDAWQKPTTLVALDGGQGTINVPSWSPDASAFAFVDYPFDPQNTSGGQ
- a CDS encoding heme-degrading domain-containing protein; the encoded protein is MTDLITTLEGQEKELVFESFDHADAWRLGSRITAIAKEAGHAVGIDIRRPGLILFRAALPGITPDQDTWITRKAAVVLRMEASSALVDARLSAAGVDPAAIGWLGAEYAVTGGSFPIRVRDVGVVAAVTASGLSSQEDHDLIVEGIRAHLAHGGSA
- a CDS encoding sugar phosphate isomerase/epimerase family protein; this translates as MTSPPLTRRTAINPLPWILSDGGYRLDRAVLDEAMTALSAIGFTHFTIELPPEMSPADYGTLLADHSLAAAPGYFCAPFHERERHHEAVEAIKRHAQAHLELGVDSAFIAADLLPERMARPAVGTGHDADRTLVVAEGLAAAAEAAAAEGVRYGLHPHVGSAVEIEQEVRAVLDSTAGSALWFGPDTGHLRWAGAVPEKLVADYADRVLNVHLKDVDAEAADTARQRREDYMTATGHLKVWMEPGRGAIDFDAVLGALPDGFDGWFVIEVDVPNIGTPAESSAASLEFLRQHPYFMATTGGAE